From Populus alba chromosome 16, ASM523922v2, whole genome shotgun sequence:
GCCTCCATATCCAGTTAAGTAAAACAAATCAATCCTTCCACATGCAATTCCGCAAAGATTCAATGCACAGGAGCCAGTCATCCTAAGGGATCTCACCTGATAACAAGATAATCAGATATGAATTTTAAGAACACCAACGCATTTTACCAAAGCACATAGCTTCCACAGCATGTTCTGGTCTCACCTTGAAAAGTAAGCTGTTAATTCTGTTCGTAGTGGCATCCACAGTAGACTTGTCACGTTTTGTTCCAACCTGCTCTTAGAAGAATTTAGTTTGGTCAGTTCTTAACATGATTCCTTATGAAACATAAAGGAGTGGACTTGAAGTAGAAAGGAGTTCTAACCAGATTCCACACAGAGCATAACAGGGGTGAACTTAAAACACTCCTTTTGCAGGGTATTTGTAAGTGCAACATGGTAAAAACTAAATACATTCACAACGCATAGATCTCCATTTCAAATACAGGGAGTTGGATTTCTAGAGTCTACGAACAATATCTTAATATAAACGAGAAGGGTTAGCATGCCAGAAAAATCAATCCAGGGTTAAAACAAGCTACCCTTACTCAACACTTAACATTTCTAACATTATCTGgagttaaaattgagtttgattgtGCCCAAGGCAATTTTAACACCCTTCAGAAACCGATCCGATAAGAAATCAATTTGAGATGTACAGTTAGTAGGATAgaattataccaaaaaaatatgagaCAGTAGGGCACCAATTCATCTAAGGTTTCAAAACTGATTCCCGGTTATCATTTCAGTTTAAGCTATCTAACACCTTTAGGCTCGTTGtaatcattaatttattaaaaaaattatgacaagTTTGCTTCTTGTTTACAAGCACTTCTCAGTTACCCTTATAGCAACTTTGGGCAGATAAAGATGATGCTGAAAGGCATACCTCTGTTGCAAGAAGAGATTTCACAAGCTCACTTTGAGATGATACTGCAATCGAAATACAAGTACACAGGTGCTTAAGTGTCATGGAAAGATTAGCAAGCAAAAGCATCAAAATATGGAAACTGACAATAGTCAACTCAGAGACACCTTTTATGGGTTTTCCATTCAGAAATGCACCTTTTCCATGGACGCCTGTAAAAAGGTGCATTTACAAATCCAAAATCTTTTAGCTAATTACTGGAGCACATttcaaattctataaaattttgACAGAACATCCTTATAGTAACTTTGATGTTAAGTGGGACAATATACGACCACATATCTGAAGTGAAAGCAAGAAGTGTTCAAGAAGGCAGACAAAAGTTTGATGGACTAACTGCTTAGATATAGCTAGATACTCTTTTTCCAGATATTTAAATATTGACAGGCTCAACATCATAAAGCAGACATTTATCCGAGTAGAGGACCATGAAGCTGAAAACTAGTGGTCACTGGTCAGTGTTCATCTTGTGAGGAAAGATGCACTTACATCCAGCATACATGTAGAAGATCACCAGGCTATATGAAAGGAGGTAAACTCAGCatgttctaaataaaaatttaatcatttaaagtTCAAAGTAATATCTGGCCACCTAAAACTAACatgcaataaataaaatctcaccTCTTCCATTATTGGGTTGTAAACAACACCTACTGTAGGAACTTTTCCAATTGTAAGACCGATAGAAATGCACACAAAGGGGAACCTACATCCAAACATGTTGCGACAAATTGAAGTGATGTTACATGTATAAAAAACAAGAGGAAATTGCCTTCACcaaacaatgttaaaaaaaattgcatttacctgttgtaacccatttttgggtccccgcaaaaaaataaaataaatagccaaagaaggttagaaaaatgacaagaggcagaagcgctcggaaaatggtcagaaaattggtcaaggagtataaagatacaaagattggatttttgacaatatattcttgaaggatgagaaccctatcgagaaggaaattttgaattttgaggagagaagcccaaatttggatgtctATGggtttcattgatttttttattggatttataggggatttgattgcaagaaaattgattttttaagtcaatttgggctttaaattgaagaaattaaagttctggggccaaattatgatttttaggaatttattaagtcaaatcaggggcttaattgcataaatattgaagtttaatggccaattaggggtttaattgtgaaaatccaaaaccagggaccaatttggaaaaggcgcaaagataggggggctgtttggagttgattgaggggcctaattgaagaaattggaagtttattgatcaattgagggctaaattgcataatttagaggccaaggaccaaagtggaaaaggcggccaacttggcggacaagaccgaaattgtcagggacgcaattgaaaggaacaaaaataattgggggactgatgtgaacgttggcgcatttctggcgccaaatttaaatgaaacggcgcgttttctccaaaacgacgccgtttcatgcgttttttttttttttttttttttttttaaaaaagaccaaacggtgccgttttgaacggcactgtttctcttcttcttcccccccgcaggcgtagcagaggagaggaaaactggggtttttgtccccgcctctctcctcacgtgccatggcccgacgccccacactttgggacccccgaagccgaagccgctggccgaccacccgccgcgccaccgaacccgagagaagcaccttggcagcggcgcctgccgaccgaccgaccagcacgccttgttcccccatgcatgccccgatattgcctataaatagagaagaagcagagtgagaaaaaaaacgaaaaaaagagGAGGGGGACCCGAAAGAAAGAACCCGAGAcagtaagagagagagagagaccgaaagagagagaaaccacaaAACTTACGAAACCGTGACTGAAAACCCATGGTTTGAAAAGCTTGGGATAGTTGAAACCGAGAGGGGACATCCAGAAGTTGAAGCAGAAGCGAGCGAACCGAAGGTGTGGTCTCGGTCCACTTGGAAACCACCGTGAGCTAAGCCGCTGCCATCGCCGCCACCGCGGCCTCTGCCAGCAAGCCGCCATCTCCGCTGCGCCAGGTACGCCATTCTGACCcccttgcatttttttcttaggCCGGCGTagtttggcctcctgcatgcagaatcgtttctgcatgcaggaggcatgggggggaaaataattcccccccgttcatttcctttttgttgggccagacagtgtctggcccaatgatatgggtctgggccggCCCGGCCCAGACCAAAGCAGGTTACTGTTtggccgagtccggcccaacaatttttggggctggagtccggcccagttagttgggccggcccagcccatttaatgtattaatatatattatttgttatattattatattatgcatgtggatgtatatatatatatatattttaaaaaatatataaaaaaaaataaaaaataaaaatttctgaaaagtaaaaaaaatatactgttgttttatatacattgattttttttataacatgggatataatttcagtatttaaaaaacacctgtttttcgtcaaaaaaaaaaagagttaaaaaaaaaaatgttttgttttcatgcatacggccaatacactagcatgttttgaatgttctttttacatatataaaaaaaatattggaagttttgaaaatgtgtttttgcatagatttcttaaacacaaaaaatcattttcttgcatttgtggattt
This genomic window contains:
- the LOC118044535 gene encoding inositol monophosphatase 1 isoform X2 — protein: MYAGCVHGKGAFLNGKPIKVSSQSELVKSLLATEVGTKRDKSTVDATTNRINSLLFKVRSLRMTGSCALNLCGIACGRIDLFYLTGYGGPWDVAGGAVIVKEARGIIYDPSGKDFDITSQRVAASNPLLKEAFVEVLQQSE
- the LOC118044535 gene encoding inositol monophosphatase 1 isoform X1 produces the protein MHLFTGVHGKGAFLNGKPIKVSSQSELVKSLLATEVGTKRDKSTVDATTNRINSLLFKVRSLRMTGSCALNLCGIACGRIDLFYLTGYGGPWDVAGGAVIVKEARGIIYDPSGKDFDITSQRVAASNPLLKEAFVEVLQQSE